The nucleotide sequence GGCGGCATATGATAACCCCAAGACGATCCAGTAGAGCAGTTCGTGATGGATCACGAGGTGTGGGAATGGTTCTGTGACCCATTCCGTCGTAAAGTAGAGATTGTGGAGTGGATTCGTGACTTTGAGAGCGGTGAAAAAGAGGAACGTCCCGAGTATGAGGTTTCGGAATGGGGCGTGTCGAGGTGGCCGACCGGTATATGCAGCACAAAAGTAGAGCCAGGCCCCAACGGCGACGAACGCAAAGATGAAGCCAAATATATAGAAAGCGAGTTTCCCCGCACGCGTCGGTGCGAGAAGATAGCCAATGTACCCTCCAGACCACAGAGCAACAGAACCGAGGAAGACGATCAGTCCTTCACGTGTCTCCGGATGCTGTATCTTCCGTGCTTGTGGAATAGTCGCCACGCAGGCAATCGCAGATAGTGCGAAAATTATGACGTGACCTAGAAGGAGGGGATTCATTATCCAGATAAAGGGTTGTTCTCGGGGTATTAAATAACGGTTTGGAACAGCCCTCTTACAGGGGGATATCCGGGCTTCTTCCGGCCACTAGGCATTCTTTCTCTCGGTCGATTCCCAGAGTTGGCGTCCAACTCATAAGGCTCCAACAGTACTGGTACAGCCGATTAACCAACAATAAGGAAACCGACGCGGAAGGTGTTGGTTAAGAACAGAGCTTACTCTTCGTTCTCACGCAGCTCTTCAGCCTTCCACTTGAGCCGGCGCAGAATCTGCGTTCGATTTTGGTGGGCGTTCTCGTAGGCAACACACTCTTGCAGGGTCTCCATATCGGGAATCGTCGCGATACCGGCCTTGATCAATCGGTAATTCGATGCTTCGAGACGTTTCCCAGGTGGGAATTCGTCGTCACTCCCGTCGCTGATCGTGGACTGTTCCATCTCTAAGGCCCTCCACCCCTTGAGGGCGAGAAAGACAGAACAGACGACTACGTCACCACGTGGCGTCAGGCCATCGCCTCTTCGAAGCACTCGCGAAGCCCATAATATCACTGACCAAACTGATTGGTTTTATTTGATGCCGGTGTTATCGAGTGGTTCCAGTCGTATAGTTGCGAACATTCGGTAACTCCCATCCATATCTGACTGCAATAAGTCGTGATCCCACTGTCATGGTCGCACATCCACCGGCTGCGAGCGCACCGGTTCCAAAATGAATCGACAGTAGCCAGTAGAGACCTCCACCAAGCACGGCACAGCTCGCATAAAAGTCCTGAAGTAGAATAAACGGGGGACGATCAAGAAGAATATCAGCGAATGCTCCTCCGCCAACGGCATTAATTGTCGCGACAGCAACTACGCCGAAGGGAGACACTCCGGCATGGGTCGCCACGATTGCTCCGGTGGTTGCGAACGCGCCAAGGCCGATTGCATCGGCAACCAGTGAGACCGGATGCCGATGCGGCTCATCGAGGAGCACCGAGAGTGCTGCGGCTAAAATCACTCCAAGCACTCCAAACCCGATATTTGAAAGTGTCTGGAGCGAAAGTGGGATTCGCAAGACGAGGAGATCCCGTGTTGTGCCGCCGCCAAATGCAGTAACGAGCCCAACCACACTGACGCCAAACGGATCAAATCCCTCTCGAATGGCTTTACTGGCACCAACGAGTGCAAATGCGACCAATCCGACTGCATTTGCAACCCAGAACAATGCGTTTTCCAACATCAATCACTACGAACTTCGTGGTCCGTATGTGCCGATGAATCTGTTTCTCGGAGGCTGACAATCGCTTGGCGCATTGTGGAACGACTGACAAGTGTGAACCCTGCAGCCACGGCCACAAACCCGACAACGGTTGTCATACTAATTGTTTGGCCAAGGAGTAGGACTGATACGACCGTTGCAGCTACTGGTTCCAGATACGCGACAAGTGTCGTTTCAGTCGCGCCAACCTCTCTTACCAACCGGAAGTACAATAGATACCCTCCGGCTCCAGCGACGAGAGTGATGTATACCAACGAGACAACTGCTACTGGGGAAAGCGACTGTACATCCGGCACCGATTCACCACGAAGAAAGCTACCACAAAACAGGAGTGTTGCCCCAACTAGCATTGCCCACCCTTGGAGTGCTTCCATAGGGAGCCCTTCGTCGAATAACTGGATTGTCACAGATCCAACTGCAAACAGTTTCGTTCCGAGAAAGACCAAGCCGACACCGAGTGCCGTCGACGATAGTGATGTAGTACCCACTGATGGTTGTGAGAGAACTACAACGCCACTTATGCCGAGACAGAACCCAATCACGTCGGGAAGTCCACGGGATTCCCCGAGGATGGGGACTGCAACAAGAGCTGCGACGACTGGCGACATCGTGGTGACGACGGATGCGACGGCGCCTGTAATGTGCTGTGTGCCCAAGTAGAGACCCGCTTGATAGCCACCAAACATGAACCCGCCAACGATGCTGATACTCAGGAGTTCGCGTGTCGTTTCTGGTCGCAACCGGTCCGTAGTCAATCGTGCATACCCGAGGACGATACAGCCAGAGACAGCATATCGAATCCCAGCAGCACCTAGTGGGGGAAGCTGTGAAACGACGATGTCAATTGCGGGGAACCCGGCTCCCCAGAGAAGACCCAACCCGATGATAGCTAAGCCTGCCGGAATGTGAAATCGGAATGTGTTTGGGGCCCCCATATTCTGTTGGTCGAGGGTATGTGGTAGATTGGGAATAAGTGAAGGAACGCGGCATTACTCCGAGCGTATTACGGTAAGTTCGTCATCTATTCGAAACTGAGGCCGCATTTAGTGAATAAGCTGAAGTAGCTACGAACTATGGCATGAGTCACAGCGTATGGACGAGAAAGATATCCAGATTTTGAAATCGTTAGAAGAACTCGAGACGACGAGTACCGAAGCGGTGAGTGACGCAACGGGGATTCCGTTATCGACCATTCATTACCGCCTCAACAATCTCCGTGATGCTGGGGTCATCACAAACGAACGATTAGACCTCGATCTCGACGAATTCGGACTTGGAGTAACAATCCTTGTACAGATATTTACGAAGGATGATCAATCCCATACCGAGAGTGGGCAAGCTATTGCGGGTATTGAAGGGGTAACAAAAGTCTTCTTCACGATGGGGAGTACTGACTTTATCGCGTTAGCACGGTTGCCAAACAGTGACAGCGTGGAGCGATTGATTTCCGATTTTGAAGCGCTTGACGAGGTTGCTCGTACTAACTCAACGTTTGTCATCGAACGGGAACTCGATAGTCACTACCCCCTCCAACAGTACAGCGAAGAGACTCTCGTTGAAGAAGTCGGGTAGTAGTTTAACTGACGCGGTCGTATCATCCAGATAGGGGAGTTGCGCGTTGCCACAAGACATTCAATTGTCGCTCGAATCTATAGACGATCTCTGCCTCTATCACACCTACTACACC is from Halostella litorea and encodes:
- a CDS encoding DMT family transporter, with translation MGAPNTFRFHIPAGLAIIGLGLLWGAGFPAIDIVVSQLPPLGAAGIRYAVSGCIVLGYARLTTDRLRPETTRELLSISIVGGFMFGGYQAGLYLGTQHITGAVASVVTTMSPVVAALVAVPILGESRGLPDVIGFCLGISGVVVLSQPSVGTTSLSSTALGVGLVFLGTKLFAVGSVTIQLFDEGLPMEALQGWAMLVGATLLFCGSFLRGESVPDVQSLSPVAVVSLVYITLVAGAGGYLLYFRLVREVGATETTLVAYLEPVAATVVSVLLLGQTISMTTVVGFVAVAAGFTLVSRSTMRQAIVSLRETDSSAHTDHEVRSD
- a CDS encoding trimeric intracellular cation channel family protein, with translation MLENALFWVANAVGLVAFALVGASKAIREGFDPFGVSVVGLVTAFGGGTTRDLLVLRIPLSLQTLSNIGFGVLGVILAAALSVLLDEPHRHPVSLVADAIGLGAFATTGAIVATHAGVSPFGVVAVATINAVGGGAFADILLDRPPFILLQDFYASCAVLGGGLYWLLSIHFGTGALAAGGCATMTVGSRLIAVRYGWELPNVRNYTTGTTR
- a CDS encoding Lrp/AsnC family transcriptional regulator, which produces MDEKDIQILKSLEELETTSTEAVSDATGIPLSTIHYRLNNLRDAGVITNERLDLDLDEFGLGVTILVQIFTKDDQSHTESGQAIAGIEGVTKVFFTMGSTDFIALARLPNSDSVERLISDFEALDEVARTNSTFVIERELDSHYPLQQYSEETLVEEVG